A single region of the Drosophila takahashii strain IR98-3 E-12201 chromosome 2R, DtakHiC1v2, whole genome shotgun sequence genome encodes:
- the LOC108063453 gene encoding uncharacterized protein, producing MPCCKRTEVRRVCRPMPSLLARLNCTPCNRVLFFVIGVGLGVLFVRNKDDKGNKKKKDDGKGKK from the coding sequence ATGCCGTGTTGTAAGCGTACCGAGGTCCGGAGGGTATGCCGGCCGATGCCGTCGCTCCTTGCCAGGCTCAACTGTACGCCGTGCAACCGGGTCCTGTTCTTTGTGATCGGGGTTGGACTGGGCGTGCTCTTCGTGCGTAACAAGGACGACAAGGgcaacaagaagaagaaggacgATGGCAAGGGCAAGAAGTGA
- the LOC108063454 gene encoding uncharacterized protein produces the protein MHLMCERLSSIFAGVLVGLWYGKTFPEDTKAKPKEEKKK, from the coding sequence ATGCATTTGATGTGCGAGCGATTGTCTTCGATATTTGCGGGCGTCTTGGTGGGTTTGTGGTACGGCAAGACCTTCCCCGAGGACACCAAGGCCAAGccaaaagaagaaaagaagaAGTAG
- the LOC108063457 gene encoding uncharacterized protein, with protein sequence MRMLCDRLSALTAGAMVGVWYAKNFPCEKSQGGGDHGKAKDKSKDKGKEKVTRKHSSRQRQNSNVDDAIGMKRESLTK encoded by the exons ATGCGGATGCTTTGCGACAGACTTTCCGCCCTGACCGCCGGGGCCATGGTCGGTGTTTGGTACGCAAAGAATTTCCCGTGCGAAAAGTCCCAGGGTGGCGGAGACCACGGCAAGGCCAAGGACAAAAGCAAGGACAAGGGCAAGGAGAAAG TTACCCGTAAACATTCTAGTAGGCAGAGGCAAAATTCGAATGTCGACGACGCTATCGGCATGAAAAGAGAAAGTTTAACCAAATGA
- the LOC108063438 gene encoding uncharacterized protein, translating into MGNIAVVILLLSFLAIVQPLIKRPGVNYCTLGVVVIRRRVMCEPLRSLWVLRDGKCKEALHCMDGYSRKECQENCLKQFTTKAKPKPMPQPKPKPLTTCGTTEAEIKTTTVQYETTARGDLPSTRETRRPKRTRRTRRFTVKELC; encoded by the exons ATGGGGAACATTGCAGTggttattttgcttttaagtTTTCTAGCTATTGTGCAGCCTCTAATAAAACGTCCAG GAGTAAACTACTGTACTCTGGGTGTGGTGGTTATAAGAAGACGAGTAATGTGCGAGCCATTGCGTTCACTCTGGGTCCTAAGAGACGGTAAATGCAAGGAGGCACTGCACTGCATGGACGGTTACTCAAGAAAGGAATGCCAGGAAAATTGCCTCAAACAGTTCACTACAAAAGCCAAGCCCAAACCTATGCCacaaccgaaaccaaaacccCTAACAACTTGCGGGACAACAGAGGCTGAAATCAAAACGACAACCGTGCAGTATGAGACAACAGCAAGAGGAGATTTACCTTCGACCAGAGAAACCAGAAGACCCAAAAGAACACGAAGAACAAGGCGGTTTACCGTCAAAGAGCTATGCTAA